In Pseudomonas rhizosphaerae, one DNA window encodes the following:
- a CDS encoding type II toxin-antitoxin system VapC family toxin, with translation MKQLMLDTNTVSHLLKGHPGVIKNLSAVPMTSVCISSITEAELLYGLAKRPSAQRLAGIVTAFLKTIDILPWGSQAAQAYGSSRATGESRGHCLGALDGLIAAHSLSLGMTLVTSDKAFRLVEGLEIQDWCEVA, from the coding sequence ATGAAGCAATTGATGCTGGACACCAATACCGTGAGCCACCTGCTCAAGGGGCATCCGGGTGTCATCAAGAACCTAAGCGCTGTGCCGATGACATCGGTGTGCATCTCCTCCATCACCGAGGCAGAATTGCTTTATGGCTTGGCCAAGCGGCCATCTGCGCAGCGGTTGGCAGGGATTGTCACCGCGTTCCTGAAAACCATCGATATTCTTCCTTGGGGCAGCCAGGCGGCCCAGGCCTATGGTTCGAGCCGGGCCACGGGCGAGAGTCGTGGGCACTGTCTGGGCGCGTTGGACGGCCTTATCGCCGCCCATAGCCTTTCCCTCGGGATGACGCTGGTCACCAGCGACAAGGCGTTTCGCTTGGTCGAGGGGCTTGAAATACAGGACTGGTGCGAGGTCGCGTGA